A DNA window from Coffea arabica cultivar ET-39 chromosome 6c, Coffea Arabica ET-39 HiFi, whole genome shotgun sequence contains the following coding sequences:
- the LOC140008010 gene encoding uncharacterized protein, with protein MEQKAAISKMEDKFAEQDQQLKDQAKELAELKAMVCQQQNSGSKTGGSINSTSSNHVSKSPMGARSLQEGDWVDIFSLFDPTKCLAIGRLQGIDPSKVVGGQPLGPCWCEILVQIVMERNEQLIRPYGLLQTIEDALGAPIAWPLKLVKIHED; from the exons ATGGAGCAAAAGGCAGCAATTTCTAAGATGGAAGATAAATTTGCTGAGCAAGATCAGCAGCTGAAAGACCAAGCCAAAGAACTTGCAGAGCTCAAAGCAATGGTGTGTCAGCAGCAAAATAGTGGCTCAAAAACTGGTGGCTCGATAAATTCAACGTCCTCTAATCATGTTTCAAAATCTCCTATGGGTGCTCGTTCTCTTCAG GAAGGTGATTGGGTGGATATTTTCAGCTTGTTTGATCCAACAAAATGTCTAGCTATTGGTCGTCTCCAAGGAATTGATCCTTCTAAAGTTGTTGGTGGACAACCATTAGGACCATGTTGGTGTGAAATACTAGTACAAATCGTGATGGAACGCAATGAACAATTGATTAGGCCTTATGGGCTATTGcaaacaattgaagatgcacTTGGTGCACCGATTGCTTGGCCACTGAAATTG GTGAAGATTCATGAGGATTGA